GACCCTTTCAGGATCCAGCTCATGACCATGCTCGCAGAGAAGCCGAAAACCGGCCAGATGCTTGCTGATGAGCTCGACATCCCGCGGGCCAAAATCCATTACCATCTTAATGAACTTCTTAAGAATGGGATTATTCATGTAGTAAAGACCGAGGAAAAGAACAGCATCATCCAGAAGTTCTATGAGCCTGTGGCCAAAAAGGTCGTTCCCAACATCGATCTCCTGAAATACAGCGCTGATGAAAAGAA
The sequence above is drawn from the Salinicoccus roseus genome and encodes:
- a CDS encoding ArsR/SmtB family transcription factor, translating into MKKLLVIDNLAQLKSVSDPFRIQLMTMLAEKPKTGQMLADELDIPRAKIHYHLNELLKNGIIHVVKTEEKNSIIQKFYEPVAKKVVPNIDLLKYSADEKKKDSMSYNLRMKEDDLKQFKKELKNFVKDNSEKKGSKNTKDYKVQILPIGED